One window of Plasmodium relictum strain SGS1 genome assembly, chromosome: 14 genomic DNA carries:
- a CDS encoding coronin, putative: MNNTPHIKNLYSEPSNKLFGDLRICTRAMESCGIACSTVYLATPWEVEGGGMLGVIKLKDQIRNPPIIKMKGHTANILDLTFNPCYNQIIASSSEDLTVRIWEIPHEDEDIKEITNPACILKGHKKKVSIIDWNPISYYILASTAFDSFLNIWDIDNEKKAFQISMPKKLTSLKWNTKGNLLSGTCLNKNLHIIDPRKKEICYSFSVHNGGKSAKSIWIDGLCGDDNCVLSTGFSKNNMREIKLWDLKNTTTPLTSISLDNASAPLLPFYDENLGIVYLIGKGDGNCRYYQYSQGNIHKVDEYKSNLPFRSFGFLPKQMCDIYRCELGRVYKNENNNTIRPISFIVPRKNSSIFQKDLYPPIIVHNPEYDSKNWVDGVDLDIKRIGINELTNDDLKITKMFKSIPKSFKSIIIQDPIASKKSSIIRQFTQRITFFKKNNEDNNSLESFSGGISIHNNSCKEDDLSKIEKENQFYREEYEKNKKYIEYLENTISDLKKQVKNKEENTNQNEKGNKIKNNLNKFFGNVKHIKLCKKRNKYVNEDNKEISNENEMGEAVGYEKVEQCTYENKEIVE; this comes from the exons atgaataacactccacatataaaaaatttatact cggAGCCTTCGAATAAATTATTCGGAGATTTAAGAATCTGCACAAGAGCTATGGAATCGTGTGGTATAGCATGTAGTACCGTGTATTTAGCG acaCCATGGGAAGTTGAAGGAGGAGGAATGCTTGGGGTTATTAAACTAAAGGATCAAATAAGAAATCCtccaataataaaaatgaaaggTCATACAGCTAATATTCTAGACTTAACATTTAATCCGTGCTATAATCAAATTATTGCTTCAAGTTCAGAAGATTTAACTGTTAGAATTTGGGAGATACCACATGAAGATGAAGATATAAAAGAGATTACGAATCCTGCTTGTATTTTAAAAggacataaaaaaaaagtttcaaTTATTGATTGGAATCCCATtagttattatattttagCTTCTACAGCTTttgattcatttttaaatatttggGATATAGATAATGAAAAGAAAGCTTTTCAAATAAGTATGCCTAAAAAATTGACTTCCTTAAAATGGAATACTAAAGGAAATTTGTTAAGTGGCACGTGCCTTAATAAAAATCTACATATTATAGATcctagaaaaaaagaaatttgtTACAGTTTTAGTGTGCATAATGGAGGTAAAAGTGCAAAAAGCATATGGATTGATGGCTTATGTGGAGATGATAATTGCGTTTTAAGTACTggtttttcaaaaaataatatgagagaaataaaattatggGATCTTAAAAATACAACAACTCCTCTTACTTCTATATCTCTAGATAACGCATCTGCACCTTTGCTTCCTTTTTATGATGAAAACTTAGGAATTGTTTACTTAATTGGGAAAGGTGATGGAAACTGTAGATATTATCAATATTCACAGGGTAATATACATAAAGTAGATGAATATAAATCAAATTTACCCTTTAGATCATTTGGATTTTTACCAAAACAAATGTGTGATATATATAGATGTGAACTTGGAAGggtttataaaaatgaaaacaataACACTATAAGACCTATATCTTTTATTGTTCCTAGGAAaaattcttctatttttcaaaaagaCTTATATCCTCCTATAATTGTGCATAATCCTGAATATGATTCAAAGAATTGGGTAGATGGAGTAGATTTagatattaaaagaattggAATAAACGAATTGACAAATGATGACTTAAAAATTACTAAAATGTTTAAAAGTATTCCTAAATCATTTAAAAGTATTATTATACAAGACCCCATAGCAAGCAAAAAAAGTTCCATTATTAGACAATTCACGCAAAGGATaaccttttttaaaaagaataacgAAGACAATAATTCATTAGAAAGCTTCAGTGGTGGTATAAGTATTCATAACAACAGTTGTAAAGAAGATGATTTATCAAAAATTGAAAAGGAAAATCAGTTTTATCGTGAGGagtatgaaaaaaataagaaatatatcGAATATCTTGAAAATACCATAAGTGATCTTAAAAAGcaagttaaaaataaagaagaaaatactaatcaaaatgaaaaaggaaacaaaattaaaaataatcttaataaattttttggaAATGTTAAGCATAttaaattatgtaaaaaaagaaataaatatgttaatgaggataataaagaaatttcTAACGAAAATGAAATGGGAGAAGCAGTGGGATATGAAAAAGTGGAGCAATGTACATATGAAAATAAGGAAATAGTTGAGTAA
- the TMK gene encoding thymidylate kinase, putative: protein MSHSKKIGKFIVLEGLDRSGKSTQSKLLVEYLKNENIEVKHLCFPNRETPIGQIIAKYLKMESSMPNETIHLLFSANRWELMNEIKNLLLKGVWVICDRYAYSGVAYSSGALNLTKNWCMNPDQGLIKPDIVFYLDVPPNYAQNRSEYGEEIYEKIDVQKRIYETYKHFSKEDYWTNIDATKNINEIHNDIIKYIKKLKTVKEQHFKFLWS, encoded by the exons ATGAGtcattcaaaaaaaattggaaaaTTTATAGTCTTGGAAGGACTCGATAG GTCCGGCAAGTCAACACAGTCAAAATTGTTAGTTGAGTAtttgaaaaatgaaaatattgaaGTTAAGCATCTTTGTTTCCCAA acAGAGAAACACCTATTGGGCAAATAATTGCaaagtatttaaaaatggAAAGTAGTATGCCAAATGAAACAATTCATTTACTATTCTCAGCAAACAGATGGGAATTAAT gaatgagattaaaaatttattgctAAAAGGCGTATGGGTCATTTGTGATAGGTACGCATATTCAGGAGTAGCTTATTCTTCTGGAGCTCTg aatttaacaaaaaattggTGTATGAATCCGGATCAAGGTTTAATAAAGCCTgatattgttttttatttagatGTTCCACCTAATTATGCTCAAAATAGATCCGAATATG gTGAAGAAATATATGAGAAAATAGATGttcaaaaaagaatttatgaAACTTATAAACATTTTTCAAAGGAAGATTATTGGACAAACATTGATGCTAccaaaaatattaat gaAATACATAATgacataataaaatatataaagaaattaaaaacagTTAAAGAACAACATTTTAAGTTTTTGTGgtcataa